A stretch of the Bacteroidales bacterium genome encodes the following:
- a CDS encoding CDP-alcohol phosphatidyltransferase family protein, which yields MKLFISIKNSIPNFLTLMNLFSGCLSIVATVEGYPVWAGIFIFIASGFDFFDGFAARLLKATSSIGKELDSLADLISFGLAPSFIVFGFLKSVLLINHIEHDDFTLTNMLILASPFLIALFSALRLAKFNIDERQTTEFIGMPTPANAIFFAWLPILLSSYDLTSFFIILNIKSLIIVTILHSLLLVSPFPLFSLKIKSLKWKGNQIRYIFMGLVVLLVIFLKLYSVPFIIWLYILTGIIRYFFSPKSYS from the coding sequence ATGAAATTATTCATCAGCATTAAAAATAGCATTCCAAATTTTCTCACTTTGATGAATTTATTCTCGGGATGCCTCTCTATTGTTGCAACCGTCGAAGGCTATCCTGTTTGGGCAGGAATATTTATTTTTATTGCTTCAGGTTTCGATTTTTTCGATGGTTTTGCAGCTCGATTGCTCAAGGCAACTTCGTCTATTGGCAAAGAACTCGATTCTCTTGCCGATTTAATCAGCTTTGGCTTAGCACCATCGTTTATAGTCTTTGGATTTTTAAAATCGGTTTTACTTATTAATCATATCGAACATGATGACTTTACCTTGACCAACATGCTAATTTTAGCAAGCCCTTTTTTGATTGCTTTATTTTCAGCGCTTCGTCTTGCTAAGTTTAACATTGACGAAAGGCAGACGACTGAATTTATCGGCATGCCCACACCTGCCAATGCTATTTTTTTTGCATGGCTTCCTATACTTTTAAGCAGCTACGATTTAACTTCATTTTTTATTATTCTTAATATAAAGTCGTTGATAATTGTTACCATTCTACATTCGTTGCTTTTGGTTTCGCCTTTTCCACTTTTTTCTTTAAAAATAAAATCGCTTAAATGGAAAGGGAATCAAATTCGCTATATCTTTATGGGCTTAGTTGTGCTTTTGGTAATTTTTCTTAAATTGTACAGTGTCCCTTTTATAATTTGGCTTTATATTTTAACCGGAATAATCCGATATTTTTTTAGTCCCAAGAGTTATTCGTAA
- a CDS encoding PorV/PorQ family protein, which yields MIARFSLLIISVFVSCSFLYAQKYSNEFLQLGIGGKALSMGNAVVASVSDVHAGYWNPSSLVELQQNANIGVMHASYFGGLAKYDYGSFAIRNSDSSAFGISIIRFGVDDIPNTLDLVDANGNFDYSKLSSFSIADYAALLSYARKLKQIPSLNVGGNVKIIRRIVGDFASAWGFGFDLSANYSLNNWRFGAVLRDATSTFNAWRYNTETFEDAFIKTGNEIPTNGLEITIPRLLLGASKTFTFKEKYSLLAELDADFTFDKKRNTLVKSSFASIDPHLGIELSYMKMIFLRAGVYNIQQISDFAGNKSYNLQPSIGVGVFYKNFGFDYAFTDIGNASAALYSHVIGLKYCFDRK from the coding sequence ATGATTGCTCGATTTTCGCTACTAATTATAAGTGTTTTCGTTAGTTGTTCGTTTTTGTATGCCCAAAAATATAGCAACGAATTTTTACAATTGGGCATTGGAGGCAAAGCTTTATCGATGGGCAATGCTGTGGTTGCTTCGGTTTCGGATGTCCATGCCGGATATTGGAATCCTTCGTCGTTGGTTGAGCTTCAGCAAAATGCAAATATTGGCGTTATGCATGCTTCGTATTTCGGTGGATTAGCAAAATACGATTATGGTTCGTTTGCTATTCGAAATTCCGATTCTTCGGCTTTTGGCATAAGCATTATCCGCTTTGGCGTGGACGATATCCCTAATACGCTCGATTTAGTTGATGCCAATGGCAATTTCGATTACAGCAAACTCTCTTCTTTTTCTATTGCCGATTATGCAGCCCTACTTTCTTATGCTCGAAAGTTGAAACAAATACCTTCGCTTAATGTAGGTGGCAATGTTAAAATAATACGAAGAATCGTTGGTGATTTTGCTTCTGCTTGGGGGTTTGGTTTCGATTTATCGGCAAATTATTCGCTCAACAATTGGAGGTTTGGCGCTGTGCTTAGAGATGCTACCTCTACGTTCAATGCTTGGAGGTACAATACCGAAACATTTGAAGATGCATTTATTAAAACGGGCAACGAAATCCCTACCAATGGTTTAGAAATAACCATCCCACGTTTATTATTAGGTGCATCTAAAACTTTTACTTTTAAAGAAAAATATAGCCTATTAGCCGAATTAGATGCCGATTTTACTTTCGATAAAAAGAGAAATACGCTGGTTAAATCTTCTTTTGCAAGCATTGACCCACATCTTGGGATTGAGCTTTCTTATATGAAAATGATTTTTTTGAGAGCCGGTGTTTATAATATTCAACAAATAAGCGATTTTGCCGGGAATAAATCATATAACCTGCAACCTTCGATAGGAGTAGGCGTTTTTTATAAAAATTTCGGCTTCGACTATGCCTTTACCGATATTGGCAATGCATCTGCTGCTTTATATTCGCATGTTATTGGCTTGAAATATTGTTTCGACCGTAAATAA
- a CDS encoding NADH-quinone oxidoreductase subunit C — protein sequence MNYTSIKNSEAIPVEKVPVLNYDEFFSTFNLLNDDSNHCVNYFAMNEGNGMRLWAMIANDVEHSIYVFSCKVAKGAKLKSLTHLYPGMHAYEREIAEVFDLHFIDSNWNKPLRFPFNRKNSDITINKYPFYSIDSYELHEVGVGPIHAGIIEPGHFRFICNGEKVLHLEIQLGYQHRGVESLMVQNQDVVYQTKLAESIAGDTLVGNTLAYAYLIESLNGKVMPESAEIERAIALELERIAIHTGDLSALCTDVAYQFGTVVFQDLRTIIINTFLAWCGNRFARKLIFPMKNKYPLTPELKEKIAKNLAEYESRFHEMAQLMFDIPSVLARFENVGVVTPQQARDMMFVGMAARTCGIERDVRKSHPIGYFKTKSIVPIVLKNGDVMARAKLRHFEIVASLQHIKELLQLHQSSQKTTDANYQLMPNTLSVSLIEGWRGELCHVAITDAQGKLSHYKVKDPSLHNWFALALAVRNNDISDFPICNKSFDLSYCGFDL from the coding sequence ATGAACTATACTAGTATAAAAAACAGTGAAGCTATACCGGTTGAAAAAGTTCCGGTGCTCAATTACGACGAATTTTTTTCAACATTTAACTTGCTAAATGATGATAGCAATCATTGTGTTAACTACTTTGCTATGAACGAAGGGAACGGCATGCGTCTGTGGGCTATGATTGCCAACGATGTTGAACATAGCATTTATGTTTTTAGTTGCAAAGTAGCTAAAGGAGCAAAGTTAAAATCGCTAACCCATCTATATCCTGGCATGCATGCATACGAGCGTGAAATAGCTGAAGTATTCGATTTACATTTTATAGATTCCAATTGGAATAAGCCCTTACGTTTTCCATTCAATCGAAAGAATAGCGATATAACTATTAACAAATACCCATTTTATAGCATTGATAGCTATGAACTACACGAAGTAGGCGTAGGTCCTATTCATGCTGGTATTATTGAGCCCGGACACTTTCGTTTTATATGCAACGGCGAAAAAGTATTGCATCTCGAAATACAACTTGGTTATCAACATCGTGGAGTAGAATCTTTAATGGTTCAAAACCAAGATGTGGTATATCAAACTAAATTGGCTGAAAGCATCGCCGGTGATACGCTTGTCGGGAACACCTTAGCCTATGCTTACCTCATCGAATCGCTTAATGGGAAAGTCATGCCCGAATCGGCTGAGATTGAACGAGCCATTGCCCTTGAATTGGAACGCATTGCCATTCATACCGGCGATTTAAGCGCCCTATGTACCGACGTTGCATATCAATTTGGAACAGTTGTTTTTCAAGATTTACGAACCATAATTATCAATACTTTTTTGGCTTGGTGTGGCAATCGCTTTGCCCGCAAACTCATATTTCCAATGAAAAACAAATATCCACTCACACCTGAGCTTAAAGAAAAAATTGCTAAAAATTTAGCCGAATACGAATCGCGTTTCCACGAAATGGCTCAATTAATGTTCGATATACCAAGTGTATTAGCACGTTTTGAAAATGTGGGAGTGGTTACCCCTCAGCAAGCTCGCGACATGATGTTTGTAGGTATGGCTGCACGTACCTGTGGAATAGAGCGTGATGTTCGTAAATCGCATCCCATAGGGTATTTTAAAACAAAAAGCATTGTTCCGATAGTATTAAAAAATGGTGATGTAATGGCAAGGGCTAAACTAAGGCATTTTGAAATTGTAGCCTCACTTCAGCATATCAAAGAATTGCTCCAATTGCATCAATCAAGTCAGAAAACAACCGATGCAAACTATCAACTTATGCCTAACACGCTTTCGGTATCGCTTATTGAGGGGTGGAGAGGCGAATTATGTCATGTTGCTATAACCGATGCTCAAGGTAAGTTGTCGCACTATAAAGTAAAAGACCCTTCGTTGCATAATTGGTTTGCGTTAGCATTGGCTGTTCGCAATAATGATATCAGCGATTTTCCAATTTGCAATAAAAGTTTCGATTTGTCGTATTGTGGTTTCGACCTATAA
- a CDS encoding NADH:ubiquinone oxidoreductase, with amino-acid sequence MFDGLKAFIHHGNRYIPDPTKVKLPENFSGLPVISTNPCKQDCQLCVQACPTKAIRKSPLTLSLDSCIFCLECQEICPEHKIQFSNEYKMGTNIYERLQIKEGYSNSISIEPSIVRSEIIRILGRSLKLRLVSAGSCNGCELELNAAGNVNFDMGRYGIEFVASPRHADGLVITGPIAENSLASVRLTYEAIPEPKIVVLVGACALSGGLFKQSPALRREIINELKPDLLVPGCPPHPLTFINAVLDLLRAKENK; translated from the coding sequence ATGTTTGATGGTTTAAAAGCATTTATTCATCACGGAAATCGGTATATACCCGATCCCACTAAGGTAAAATTACCAGAAAATTTTAGTGGTTTACCCGTTATTTCAACAAACCCATGTAAACAAGATTGTCAATTATGTGTACAAGCATGTCCTACTAAGGCAATCAGAAAATCGCCACTTACGCTATCGCTCGATTCATGCATTTTTTGTTTAGAATGTCAAGAAATTTGTCCTGAGCACAAAATACAGTTTTCGAATGAATATAAAATGGGTACAAACATATATGAGCGTTTGCAAATAAAAGAAGGTTATTCTAATTCAATCTCCATTGAGCCATCCATAGTACGCAGTGAAATTATACGCATTTTGGGTCGCTCATTAAAACTGCGATTAGTATCAGCAGGTAGTTGCAATGGTTGCGAATTAGAACTTAACGCAGCCGGAAACGTGAATTTTGATATGGGACGTTATGGTATTGAGTTTGTGGCTTCCCCACGCCACGCCGATGGCTTAGTAATAACGGGACCCATTGCCGAAAATAGCCTTGCCTCTGTTCGTTTGACCTACGAAGCAATACCCGAACCTAAAATCGTCGTTTTAGTTGGAGCGTGTGCATTGTCTGGTGGGCTTTTTAAGCAAAGTCCGGCACTCCGCCGCGAAATTATTAATGAGCTTAAACCTGATTTATTAGTACCCGGTTGCCCTCCACACCCGTTAACATTTATCAATGCTGTTCTCGATTTGCTTAGAGCCAAAGAAAACAAATAA
- a CDS encoding NADH-quinone oxidoreductase subunit H, which translates to MVLAAIILLSLVFPGIIVKVKSKTSGRKGPSVWQPVYDLVKLFRKEAVYSKTTSWIFAWAPVMYFASVIMAALMLPLGKHGAVISFQGDFIFFIYLLGLGKFFMIVAALDTGSAFEGMGASREALYSMLVEPAFFILLASLALLSGTTSFETFFHSLTFNSSIAIFIGVLATYLIFHVALLENSRMPYDDPKTHLELTMIHEVMVLDYCGFDLALIQWAGHLKFVLYSLLVTNLFIAPSFPTWLTLLVFVTITLLFAVAVGFVESFRARHKLRNNNKAIVILIPIAILIFFGSMLIMNKLF; encoded by the coding sequence ATGGTATTGGCTGCAATTATTTTGCTTAGTTTAGTATTTCCGGGCATTATCGTGAAGGTAAAGAGCAAAACATCGGGACGAAAAGGTCCATCTGTTTGGCAACCTGTATATGATTTGGTGAAGTTATTCAGAAAAGAAGCTGTTTACAGCAAAACTACTTCGTGGATATTTGCATGGGCTCCGGTTATGTATTTTGCTTCGGTTATTATGGCAGCGTTGATGTTACCATTGGGCAAGCATGGAGCAGTCATTTCATTTCAGGGCGATTTTATCTTTTTTATTTATTTACTTGGTTTAGGTAAATTTTTTATGATTGTTGCAGCCCTTGATACAGGTAGTGCTTTCGAGGGAATGGGAGCAAGTCGCGAAGCCCTATATTCTATGCTAGTTGAACCAGCTTTTTTTATTTTGTTAGCTTCGCTCGCTCTTTTGAGCGGAACAACCTCGTTCGAAACTTTTTTTCACTCACTTACCTTTAATAGTTCTATAGCTATTTTTATTGGTGTGTTAGCCACTTATTTAATTTTTCATGTTGCACTGCTCGAAAACAGCCGTATGCCATACGATGACCCTAAAACACATCTTGAATTGACCATGATTCATGAAGTGATGGTACTCGATTATTGTGGTTTTGACTTAGCTTTGATTCAATGGGCAGGGCACTTAAAATTCGTTTTATATAGCCTTTTAGTTACCAATCTTTTCATAGCTCCTTCATTTCCGACTTGGCTTACTTTACTTGTTTTTGTAACAATTACCCTTCTATTTGCTGTAGCAGTTGGTTTTGTTGAGTCGTTTAGAGCACGTCATAAGCTAAGAAACAATAATAAAGCTATTGTTATATTAATTCCAATAGCTATCCTTATTTTCTTTGGTAGTATGTTGATTATGAATAAATTGTTTTAA
- a CDS encoding hydrogenase, whose product MELLLIICLSVLFFAMSRKKLPVYNLILTFLFLAVSSFYAIKTLFLSQPYACLIPFHFWGNDILLTMDKLSAFFVLVINITTLVSSIYSIQYMSMYHTKSRQELVLHYFSFFTLYWSMIVLTMLQNTIAFLVVWEIMSLSSFLLVMFEAEKSLTQKAGINYFIQMHFAALFLLLGIIILHYFTDSWSWSALQQYFANYSNVGLFLVFFAGFGFKAGFVPFHTWLPHAHPAAPSHVSALMSGVMIKLGIYGILRIVFALQNDLMLIGLLVLFVSLISGITGVGVAIVQHNLKRLLAYHSIENIGIIGIGIGVGIIGLAIQNQTLAMLGFAGGILHVLNHSLFKSLLFFSAGSVYHQTHTMNIDNMGGLIKRMPVTAFIFLIASLSICGLPPFNGFISEFLIYNGFVNGIIHADVIVKLVMLFALLGLAAIGGLAIFCFTKAFGIVFLGTERSSHMHHAHEMSWWSLAPQFISLALILLIGFVPSIVLNPVLRIVQQNVSTCSTVLLPNTDALQSISLAAGVFVLIVLAVWLIKKWAFTTKKVQSSVTWGCAYHGNAPRTQYTASSYAENYIHGMEHSLNVTTHFKPIATTEYFPEHRHYKTHQESTYEKHIFKPIAKIFERFFDKFAFIQSGQTQHYILYPFVLIIVLIILTLTNLI is encoded by the coding sequence ATGGAATTATTGTTAATTATTTGTCTTTCTGTATTGTTTTTTGCAATGTCCCGGAAAAAACTACCCGTTTACAATCTTATATTGACTTTTTTATTTTTAGCTGTGAGTTCGTTTTATGCTATTAAAACATTATTTTTATCGCAACCATATGCTTGTCTCATTCCTTTTCATTTTTGGGGGAATGACATTTTGCTTACGATGGATAAGCTGTCGGCATTTTTTGTTTTGGTTATTAATATTACAACTCTTGTTTCGTCTATATACAGCATACAATATATGTCGATGTATCATACTAAAAGCCGACAGGAATTAGTTTTACATTATTTTTCGTTTTTCACACTTTACTGGTCAATGATTGTTTTAACGATGTTGCAAAATACCATAGCTTTTTTGGTAGTATGGGAAATTATGTCATTAAGTTCGTTTTTGTTGGTGATGTTTGAAGCAGAAAAATCGTTAACGCAAAAAGCCGGTATCAATTATTTTATTCAAATGCACTTTGCTGCTTTATTTTTATTATTAGGTATCATTATTTTACATTATTTTACCGATTCGTGGTCATGGTCGGCATTGCAGCAATATTTTGCGAATTACTCTAATGTCGGTTTATTTTTGGTGTTTTTTGCGGGTTTTGGTTTTAAAGCTGGTTTTGTACCTTTCCACACGTGGCTTCCTCATGCACACCCTGCTGCTCCTTCGCATGTTTCGGCATTAATGTCGGGAGTGATGATAAAATTGGGTATTTATGGTATTTTGCGCATAGTGTTCGCCCTACAAAACGATTTAATGCTCATTGGTTTACTTGTTTTATTTGTTTCGCTTATATCTGGTATTACAGGTGTGGGTGTTGCCATTGTTCAACATAATTTAAAACGATTACTAGCATATCATAGCATCGAAAATATTGGCATTATAGGTATTGGTATAGGTGTTGGCATTATTGGATTGGCTATTCAAAATCAGACACTTGCTATGTTGGGGTTTGCCGGTGGTATTTTGCATGTGCTCAATCACTCGTTATTTAAATCGCTGTTGTTTTTCAGTGCAGGTTCTGTTTATCATCAAACGCATACCATGAACATTGACAACATGGGAGGATTGATAAAACGTATGCCTGTAACAGCTTTTATTTTTCTTATTGCTTCGTTATCCATTTGTGGATTACCTCCTTTTAATGGTTTTATTTCTGAATTTTTAATCTATAATGGTTTTGTAAATGGTATTATTCACGCAGATGTGATTGTAAAATTAGTTATGTTGTTCGCTTTACTTGGTTTAGCTGCTATTGGAGGATTAGCTATTTTTTGTTTTACCAAAGCTTTTGGGATAGTATTTCTAGGAACCGAACGCAGCTCGCATATGCATCATGCCCATGAAATGTCATGGTGGTCGTTAGCCCCTCAGTTTATAAGTCTGGCGTTAATTTTACTCATTGGTTTTGTCCCATCGATTGTTTTAAACCCTGTGCTAAGAATTGTTCAGCAAAATGTCTCAACGTGTAGTACCGTATTGTTGCCTAATACTGATGCACTTCAAAGCATAAGTCTTGCTGCCGGAGTATTTGTGTTAATTGTATTAGCTGTTTGGTTAATAAAAAAATGGGCATTCACGACTAAAAAAGTGCAATCTTCGGTTACATGGGGATGTGCATATCACGGGAATGCTCCACGCACTCAATATACAGCTTCTTCGTATGCTGAAAATTATATACATGGCATGGAACATTCATTAAATGTTACTACTCATTTTAAACCCATCGCGACAACAGAATATTTCCCAGAACATCGCCATTACAAAACTCATCAGGAAAGCACTTACGAAAAACATATTTTTAAGCCCATTGCAAAAATATTTGAACGCTTTTTCGATAAATTTGCTTTTATCCAAAGCGGACAGACGCAACATTATATCTTATACCCCTTTGTTCTTATAATAGTATTAATAATTTTAACTTTAACAAACTTGATATAA